A single window of Larus michahellis chromosome 17, bLarMic1.1, whole genome shotgun sequence DNA harbors:
- the BSX gene encoding brain-specific homeobox protein homolog, with translation MNLNFTSPVHPVSAPRPTSFFIEDILLHKPKPLREVPPEHFPGSLTSRVPLLDYGYPLMPTPTLLAPHPHPALHKPEHHHHPYFLTTSGVPVPALFQHHAHAELPGKHCRRRKARTVFSDSQLSGLEKRFEIQRYLSTPERVELATALSLSETQVKTWFQNRRMKHKKQLRKSQDDPKHPGGEESREQSSPEPELPEAAAAEPRKGPPGPFLLQDPEDEVDILEEGDLCAGSHRL, from the exons ATGAACCTCAACTTCACCTCGCCCGTGCACCCCGTCTCCGCGCCCAGGCCCACCTCCTTCTTCATCGAGGATATTCTGCTGCACAAGCCCAAACCCTTGCGGGAGGTGCCCCCCGAGCACTTCCCCGGCTCCTTGACCTCCCGCGTCCCCCTCTTGGACTATGGGTACCCCCTGATGCCAACCCCGACCCTCCTGGCGCCTCACCCGCACCCCGCCCTGCACAAGCCGGAGCATCACCACCACCCCTACTTCCTCACCACCTCGG gagtgCCGGTGCCAGCCCTCTTCCAGCACCACGCTCACGCCGAGCTGCCGGGGAAGCACTGccgccgccgcaaggcccgcaccGTGTTCTCCGACTCGCAGCTCTCCGGCCTGGAGAAGAGGTTCGAGATCCAGCGCTACCTCTCCACGCCCGAGCGGGTGGAGCTGGCCACGGCCCTCAGCCTCTCCGAGACCCAG gTGAAAACCTGGTTCCAGAACCGGCGGATGAAGCACAAAAAGCAGCTGCGGAAAAGCCAGGACGACCCCAAGCACCCGGGGGGTGAGGAGAGCCGGGAGCAGAGCTCCCCCGAGCCCGAGCTGCCTGAGGcggccgccgccgagccccgcaagggcccccccggccccttcctcctccaggacCCCGAGGACGAGGTGGACATCCTGGAGGAGGGGGACCTCTGCGCCGGCTCCCACCGTCTCTAG
- the JHY gene encoding jhy protein homolog, with amino-acid sequence MNSSGTKYISVSSPHTCNMSKKHFPRSVPMQSDFRPANWKRPSVNERGFASSPHDSQESDSESLVQERQYQLELQQRIRENEELVGLYSDELENDSLEEDSLEEGSLKEQEGADTNRYTKGIQKNDATGRKQQSVDKYFSLRYNPNWKNTKEVAEFSEAEKACQGAGGTSMDFSQDSFYLHSNGSPEGKNQQEAKSQDSFSEFGTELLSFHEPNAVVSNEPFRLNTKGKESADGCPFKDSPSTYGSAFSLQTQKDRPQRAKKDFVEKNKRTLGLCSEKTNSYLQLHNKKQEVLQEQVADPTTVDEEPVQSVLPLQTVKMEPEDKWYLKSQQLKDHQNKFSQRNKIKSNQSIKGRPFPKNDSRQPPGRPAESKSWHHRHHQIPKCQTAAMQAVEQDSSSAQQKRLYQGPSVDPDTNTAANSDTCLNNFPNSRHFVNQDFTTSSCPFHPTLCKFNPAGVISPAYTSQENKKYQHDSPNGLPHDQQHLYNWATVQHLARDYSTNGQAHPNQRNISSTFNANFQELMNDQISLQDCKRRIYADKRPSQSSLHHSPPAPCTTSQFTQAMEQHHQEITRLTGAHLADRHLFSLLPAIIPLVESGSEVDAESGDRNQVKICRSNSEGYLMQMEKQNQPKVSKKPCSSKAYINLNIKLGGLGPDYEAIKEKKEKLKQQKEYAKQIQEHNMKNIVSVQRLPRKPQVISSVSRQKALEYARKIPRPKTFTARPSDEEAKEERILPQTLNGDSLPQIASLETLQNRHEREKQVVAAFRTFHIL; translated from the exons ATGAATTCTTCAGGTACGAAGTATATTTCAGTTTCTTCTCCACACACTTGCAACATGAGTAAAAAACATTTTCCCAGAAGCGTACCCATGCAATCAGATTTTCGTCCTGCAAACTGGAAAAGGCCATCAGTAAACGAAAGGGGCTTTGCCTCGAGTCCACATGACTCCCAAGAGTCTGATTCTGAAAGCCTTGTTCAGGAGAGACAGTATCAGTTAGAACTCCAGCAGCGGATTCGTGAAAACGAAGAGCTGGTAGGACTGTATTCTGATGAGTTGGAGAATGACAGCTTAGAAGAAGACAGCTTGGAGGAGGGGAGTTTAAAAGAACAAGAAGGAGCTGACACAAATCGATATACAAAAGGAATACAGAAGAATGATGCTACTGGAAG gaaGCAACAGTCTGTGGACAAATATTTCAGCCTAAGGTACAATCCTAATTGGAAGAACACAAAAGAGGTAGCAGAATTTTCTGAGGCAGAAAAAGCATGTCAAGGTGCTGGAGGAACCAGCATGGACTTTTCACAAGATTCATTTTACCTCCATTCCAATGGCTCCCCTGAAGGAAAGAATCAACAGGAGGCAAAATCACAAGATTCATTCTCAGAGTTTGGTACAGAGTTACTAAGCTTTCATGAACCAAATGCCGTGGTCAGTAATGAACCTTTTAGGCTAAATACCAAAGGGAAGGAATCTGCAGATGGCTGTCCTTTCAAAGATAGTCCCAGTACATATGGCAGTGCTTTTTCTCTTCAGACTCAAAAAGATCGAccacaaagagcaaaaaaagactttgtggaaaaaaataaacggACCTTAGGATTGTGTTCAGAGAAGACAAATTCCTACCTTCAATTACAcaataaaaagcaagaagttCTTCAAGAGCAG GTTGCAGATCCCACAACCGTTGATGAGGAACCAGTTCAGAGTGTCCTACCGCTCCAGACTGTGAAAATGGAACCTGAAGACAAATGGTACCTGAAATCACAGCAGCTCAAG GATCACCAAAATAAGTTCTcgcagagaaataaaataaaatccaaccaGAGTATCAAGGGGAGACCTTTCCCAAAGAATGATAGCCGACAACCACCAGGGAGACCAGCAGAATCAAAGTCTTGGCACCACAGGCACCACCAAATACCAAAATGTCAGACTGCTGCCATGCAGGCAGTGGAGCAAGACAGCAGCAGCGCACAGCAGAAACGGCTGTATCAAGGTCCTTCTGTTGACCCTGACACTAACACAGCAGCAAATTCAGACACTTGCTTAAATAATTTCCCAAATTCAAGACATTTTGTTAATCAGGATTTTACCACATCTTCGTGTCCTTTTCATCCAACATTATGTAAATTTAACCCAGCAGGGGTTATATCTCCAGCATATACCAGCCAGGAGAACAAGAAATATCAGCATGATTCTCCAAATGGACTTCCACATGACCAGCAACATTTGTACAACTGGGCCACTGTGCAGCATTTGGCAAGAGATTATAGTACCAATGGTCAAGCACATCCAAATCAGAGGAATATTTCATCTACTTTTAATGCCAATTTTCAAGAATTGATGAATGATCAAATATCACTTCAGGATTGCAAAAGACGCATTTATGCGGATAAAAG GCCTTCTCAATCTTCTCTTCACCATTCACCACCAGCCCCTTGTACAACCTCCCAATTTACACAGGCAATGGAGCAACATCACCAAGAAATCACTCGTTTGACAGGAGCTCACTTAGCTGACAGGCACTTGTTCAGCCTACTTCCAGCTATAATCCCACTGGTAGAAAGTGGTTCAGAGGTAGATGCAGAGAGCGGTGACAGAAATCAAGTGAAAATATGCCGAAGCAACTCAGAAGGTTATCTCAtgcaaatggaaaagcaaaaccagcctAAAGTCAGCAAGAAG ccATGTAGCTCAAAAGCCTACATAAATCTGAACATAAAGCTTGGAGGCCTTGGACCTGACTATGAAGCAATCAAAGAGAAA aaagagaagttaaaacaacaaaaggaatATGCAAAGCAAATTCAGGAACACAATATGAAAAACATTGTTTCGGTTCAGAGGTTACCCAGAAAACCCCAGGTCATATCTTCAGTGTCAAGACAGAAG GCGCTGGAATATGCTAGGAAGATTCCCAGACCGAAGACCTTCACGGCAAGACCATCAGATGAAGaggcaaaagaggaaagaattctGCCACAGACTTTAAATGGAGACAGTTTGCCTCAAATCGCATCCTTGGAAACTTTGCAAAATAGACACGAGAGGGAGAAACAAGTTGTAGCTGCTTTCAGAACCTTTCATATCTTATAA